Below is a window of Deinococcus sonorensis KR-87 DNA.
ACCCCGCGTACCTCACCCGGCCGCTGCTCGGCTGGGTGCAGGCCCAGGCGCACCCACGCTCTGCCATTGCTCAGCTGGCCCGGCCACTGGCCGACCTCGCCGCGCAGGGCGATCCGGACGCCCTGGCGCTGCTGGAGCGGGCGGGCCAGCAGCTGGCCGCCCATGTGCGGGCATGTGCCGCCGCGCTCCGGCTGGACGTCCCCGCCCGCTGGAGCGCCGCTGGGAGCGTGGCGACCAGCCCCCTGGTGCTGGACGCCACCGAGCGGGCGCTGCCGGAGTTCGAGCGGGTGCCGCCGCTGCTGCCGCCGCTGGGCGGGGCCCTGCTGCGGGCGGCCGGGCTGGCCGGCTGGCCGGTGCCCGACCGCTGGACCACGGAAGTGGCCCGGCAGCTCAGTGGGGCGACGGCCGGGAGCAGCTGAGCTGCGCCGTCCGGGTCGGTGGCATCTGTTCAGGGCGCCAGATACCCGAGCTGAAGCGCCGGGGCGTGGGCAGCGTCCTCGGCGGTGCCGAACTCGGCAAACCCGTAGGCCCCGGGCACCCCGTCACGGCCGAAGCGCAGCCGGTACTGCGTCCGCCCACCGGACGCGGCCGGGTCCTGCAGGTCGGCCCGAACGGCGGCCGTTACGTCCGCCTGCCGCGCCCCCAGCGCGGCATCCTTCGAGAAGGCCGGGCTGACCACGTCCAGCACTGGCGCCGAAAAACTCTTGATGTTCAGGCGGTCTCCGTACCGCACGTGCTCCAGCACCAGCTGTTCCGGGGCGGTGGACATGTCGGTGTACGCGCTGGCTGGATACACCAACGTCTGCTGCAGCGTCAGGGCGGCGGACGACACGTCTTCCGGAAGCAGGCCCGGTGGCAGGCTCGACAGATCGAAGCTGAAGAACCCGCGGACGGAGACGGTGACGTAGCCGCTGGGGGCTATGTCGCTCATGCCGCCGACCCGGGCGGATGTCCCTCCGGTAACCCCATTGGAATAGGCCGCTTCTTGGTCAGAGGTGTAGCCGTCCAGGGCCGCCTGGCCATTCAGCGTGGTGGTGTACCGCCGGGCGGTCCGGAAGCTTGAGGTCGTCTCGGCCAGCTTCCCGCCGCCCTGGGCCTGTGCACTCGCGCCAATCAGGAAGGTGTAGGTCACGGGGGCGGCGGGGGCTGCCGCGTAGCTGAGCGGCCCTTTGGGGTCCACGGTCACCAGGGTGCTGTTGGCGTTCCAGACAAAGGCCACCTGATCGCGGCGCAGGCCGTCAGCGAACGACACATAGGCGGCCTCGACCGAAGCCCGGTCCATCGGCTGGCTGAAGCTGATCCGGATGTTCGCATCGTCGCGGACACCCACGGCGCCGCTGGCCGGCACGATGGCCAGGATTTCCGGCCGCGCAGAGCCGCCGGACGGCCCACCCGTGCCGCATGCAGTGAATACGAAGGCCAGCAGGGCGAACCCCGTCACTGTTGTGCGTCTCATCGGACATCCTTTGGGCCGGGAGGCGGCCCCTTCCCGTGGCGGATGGGATCAGATGCATGACGATGCAGGGAACAGGCCGCCCGGTCCCCACATGACGGGCGGTACACACAACGGCCGGGTGGTGCGGCTTCAGCGTACACCCGGGGAGCACGTGGGGCGGGCAGGTTCCCACGTTCCCGGCCCTCACTCGCCCGGAGGACGCACCATCGAACCATGCGCCCATTTCCTGGCAGGATGAAGGTGCGGCGGCAATGCACCTTCATCGACGGAGGACACACCTCCGCCCGGTCGCCAGACATACCCCGCCTCCAACCTTTTCTTCCACCAGCGTGGCCCCAGGAGCACCCGAATGGATATTGTGGACGCACAGGTACATTTCAATCTGCTGGGCAGCCTGGACACCGGGGTGGCCGCCATGGACGCCGTGGGCGTGAAGGCGCTGGTCTACGACGAGTACTGGGCCTTTGACGAGCAGTCCCGCATCCTGCCGGGCTACGAACTGCCGAACGGCGCATTCCGACATGTGTATCCACTGGCGGAGGCCGCCGCCCTTCAATTCCCGGAACGCTTCGCCTACCTGATCCGGGTGGACCGCCGTGACCCGGACCTGGACGCCCTGATCGGCAGCGTCGGGCGGGTGCCTCAGCGCAAGGCGCTGCGGGTGGTGCCCTGGACCCCGGAAGGCTTCGAGCAGTTTGCGGCCGGAGCGGACGCCCCGGTGTTCACGTCGGCCCAGCGGCACGGGGTGCCGGTGTTCGTGCTGCTGCCGGGCCGCACGCGGCTGCTCCATCCGTACCTGAGGTTGGCACCGGATGTTCCGGTCATTGTGGACCACTGCGGCGTCGAGCTGCGCCCTGGCCGCCTGCACGATGACCGGCTGTCGGGCTTCGACGACGTGCTGGCCCTGGCCGAGTACCCGAACGTCTTCCTGAAATGGAGCCACGCGCCACGCCTGTCTGCCGGCTCCTACCCCTACGAAGACGTGCTGGACATGCTGCTGCGCGTTCTGGAGGCCTTCGGGCCGCAGCGGGTGATGTGGGGCAGCGACTGCACCCAGGCCACCGACCATCACACCTGGGCCGAGTCGCTGTACACCATCCGCGACACCCCGAACCTCTCGCAGGACGAGAAGGCCTGGGTGCTGGGGGGCAGCCTGCGCTCGGCGCTGCGCTGGCCCGCACCACACCTAAACGAAAAATGAACCAGGCACAGCGGCTCACCATGGACAATGAGGGATGCCGCGCCCCCGTGTACCGGAGCCGCGCGCCACACCACGGTGTCCACCTTCACGTTCTCGCGCTGGGAGTCCAATGACCGGAGTCAGGCCACGGCATACCTCATCACCACCACGGCGGGTGCGGACCGCGCCGGATCCCGCCCGATGAACGAGGTGCGCTATTTCATCATCACCCGGCTGGACCCGGAAGACGGGACGCCGCTGCACGCTCAGGAGCAGCCGCAGCAGAACTTTGTGCGGCCGGAGCTGGCGCTGGCCTTCAGCAAGGTCAAGGGCTTCGATCAGCAGCGCCTGCCGGACGGCACCCCGGCGCTGCGGGTGCAGGAGGGCCGCCTGACCATCTGCGAAACCCTGGAGGAGGCCGAACAGCTGGAGGTGCAGGAGCGCAAGCAGCGGCTGATCTCGGCGGCCCGCGCCAAGCTCACGCCGGAAGAACGCGAGGCGCTGGGGCTGTAAGCCCTGCGCCCCTCCTGCGGTCAGCCCAGGCGGCGGATGCGGCGCACCTGACTTTCAAAGTCGTTGAGCTGTACATTCACCCCCGCGTGCATCCAGGCGGCGCCGCTGAGCGGCTCCGGCTCCCCCTCGACCTCATACAGGGCGTCCGCGTCCAGGCCACGCAGGTACAGCGGCGGCAGGATGGTCGGCCGCGCCATGTGGGTCCGGAAGGCGAACAGCACCCCTTCCGAGCGGTCCTTGCTGACGTACTGCACCGCGCTGAAGGGCGCGTGCTGGGCCGAACGCAGCCGGTACTGGTCACCGAACTGAATGACGTGGCGCACTTCCTTGTACAGCGCCACCAGCAGGGTGGCCTGCTCGCGTTCCTGCTCGCTCCAGTGCAGCAGGTGGCCGCCCAGCCCCAGGCTGCCGAGCATGCTGACGTGAAAGCGGAACTCCAGCGGCAGCCGCCCCCGGTCCGCGTCTGTCACCCAGGCTTCCATGGTGCTGGCCGGGAACACCTGCGAGTAGCCGTCCTGAATGCTCAGCCGGGCGGCGGCGTGGGTGTTGTCGCTCACCCACACCTGATCGGCCAGCCGCAGGATGCCCAGGTCAGCGCGGCCGCCACCGCCAGAGCAGCTCTGCCACACCACCTGTGGATGCCGCCCCTTCAGGGTGCCCCACAGCCCGTACAGGCCCTCCACGTAGCGCACCCACAGCTCGCGCTGGTCACGCGGCGCGTCCGGCCAGCCGGCCTCGCTGACGTTACGGTTCATGTCCCACTTGATGAAGCGGATGTCATGCTCGGAGAGCAGCCGGTCCAGCGTCTCCAGCAGGTACGTCTGCACCTCCGGCATCGCCAGGTTCAGGATCAGCTGGTTGCGCGCCTCGGTGCGCTGGCGCTCCGGGAAGTGGATCACCCACTCGGGATGCGCGCGGTACAACTCGCTGTCGGGGTTGACCATTTCCGGCTCGATCCACAGCCCGAAATCCATGCCCAGCGCCTTGACCCGTTCGATCAGCGGCGTCAGGCCATTGGGGAACTTCGTTGTGTCCGGCCACCAGTCGCCCAGCCCGGCGTTGTCCGAGGTGCGGCCGTGGAACCAGCCGTCGTCCATCACGAACAGCTCCACACCCAGTGCGGCGGCCCGCTCGGCCAGCTGCGCCTGCGACGGCTCGTCCACGTTGAAGAAGGTGGCTTCCCAGCTGTTGTACAGCACCTTGCGGGTGTGCTGGGGGTTGGGCACCACCTCGGCCCGGATGTGGTCGTGCAGCGCCCGGCTGGCCGCCCCGAAGCCGTGGGCGGTGTAGCCGGCCAGGCTCGGCGGCGTCACAAACTGCTCTCCGGCGTCCAGCTGCCACACGAAGTCCCAGTCGTTGAGGCCCAGGCTCAGCCGGGTGGTGCCAAAGTCGGTCACCTCGGCGGCCAGCTTCCAGTTGCCGCTCCACGCCAGCACCCCGAACCACACCTCGCCCGCGTCCTCCTGCGCGTGGCCGTCATCCAGCGCGAACCAGGGGTTGTGGTGGTGGCTGGTGGTCAGGCGGCGGCTCTCCAGCACCTTGACGCCCTGGGTGAGTGGCTCGCGGTGCAGCCGGAACTCGTCGAACCAGCGGCCCGACAGGTGAGAGAGCCGGTAGTCGCGGTGCGGCGGCACGTGCCACTGCGCCGACATCACCGTGTCCAGCTGCACCGTCCCGCTGCCGGCGTTGCGCACCGTCACCCAGCGCTCGATCAGGTCAACGGCCTCGTGGGCGCGGTAGTGCAGCGTCACCTCCAGCGGATAGGCGGCGTCCTGCAGGTGCAGCCGCAGCTCTGCCCTCTCCTGCTCGGCACGCACGTAGCGCAGCTCCAGTTCACGGGTGCCGCCGGGCAGCGTCACCTTCAGGCCCGGCCAGTTGTAGCGCGCTCCGCCGTGCGCCGGGTACTCCTCCGGCACCAGATGCGCCGGCGGGTTGAACGAGGCCCACTCCAGCACCGGCTGGGGGCGCGGGTAGTCTTCCGCGCGCGGCAGCCGGGGCCCCCAGTAGGTGTGCACCACCCGCCCGTCCGGGTCCAGGCCCAGCGTGTAGGCGGTGCGGTGGGTGGTCAGCACCCAGAAGGGGGCGGAGGAAAGCTCGTTCAAGGTCAGTCTCCTGCGGGAAGATGGGCGGAGGTCAGGGCGGTAAACTGCGGCAGCCAGTGGGCCTCGGCCTGCAGCAGCTCGTCCGTCATGGCCCGGATCTGGTCCAGGGTCAGCAGCGCCCCGGTCAACGGGTCAAGCGCCATGGCATGGTACACGTGCTGCACGTCGCCGGTGAGCGCGGCCTCCACCGCCAGCTCCTGAACCGCCACGTTGCTGCGGTTCAGGGCGGCCAGCTGCGGCGGCAGGCTCCCCAGCGGCGTGGGCTGCACGCCGTTGCCGTCCACCAGACACGCCACCTCCACCGAGCAGCCGTCCGGCAGGTTGCGGATCAGGCCGCGGTTCGGCACGTTGCCGTAGATCACCGCCGGCTGGTTGGTCTGCATGGCGTTCAGGATCACCGCTCCGTACTCGACCGAAGGGCGCAGTTCGGTCAGCAGCCGGGCCATCATGCCGTGCTGGTCGTCACCCGCGTTGCGGCGGCAGATCTCGTAGTAGTCCCAGCGGTACGGCAGCACCTCGCGGGTGGTCTCCGCATCCTTGCGGAAATACGGCAGGTACTCGCTGGCGTGGTGGCTCGACTCGGTGTGGAAGTACCCGAAATAGTCCATGATGCTGGTCCGCACCCGCTCCTGGCCGCCCTCGTACACGCTGGGGCGGTAGGCGCGGTCGCTGTGGTTGCCACGGTCCTCGACAATTTCCGGGTCCGGACGCCGCTCCAGGTGCTGCTCGCGCATCAGCTCCCGCAGGCGCGGGTACACGTCCTGGCCATTGTGGTGCAGCTCCAGCAGCCACGCCTGATGGTTGATGCCGGCGCTGCGAAAGCGCAGTTCGCGGTGCGGAATGCCCAGCACCTGCGCCAGCATCCAGGTGGTGCCCTGCACGCTGTGACACAGCCCCACCGTCTTCACCCCCAGCCGCGACAGGTACCAGCAGCTCATCGCCATCGGGTTGGCGTAGTTGATCAGCAGGGCCTCCGGGCACAGCTCGTGCATGTCCTGTGCGATGCGGCGGTAGGCTTCAGCGCTGCGCAGGAAGCGCATCACGCCGCCCGGCCCCAGCGTGTCCCCCACCGTCTGGTCCAGGCCGTAGCGCCTCGGAATCGTCACGTCCAGCTCGTAGGCGTCCAGGCCGCCCACCTGGAAGGTGACGATCACGGCGTCGGCGCCGCGCAGGGCCTCGCGCTGATCGGTGCCGGCCTTAACCTGCGCCGGGAAACCATAATGCTGCACCAGCGTCCGCACGTTGCCTTCCGTCACGGCCAGCCGCGCGGCGTCGATGTCCATCAGGTGAATGGTGCTCGCCTGCAGCGCCGGGAAACTCAGCATGTCCGCCACCAGCCGCAGCGGAAACACCTGCCCGCCGGCTCCGATGATCGCAATCTTCATACGCTCCACTCCTTGACCTGCTCCCTGACGCCCAACGCTGCCGCGCCCAGCAGGCTGGCCGTCTCGAAGAGCGTGGTCTGCACGCACGGGACGCTCACCCCCTGCTGCAGCGGCCCGATGAACAGCTCCCAGGCCCGCGACACATTGCCGCCCACCACCACCGTCTCCGGCTGAAAGCGCTGCACCCACGGCGACAGCACCTCCCCCAGTCGCTCACCGAAGCTCTGGAATACCTGCCGGGCGCGGGGGTCACCCTGCCCGGCGAGCGCCGCGATCTCGGCCACCGTGCACTCCTCGCCGCTGAGGCGCTGGTACTCCCGGACCAGGGCCACGCTCGACAGGGCGGTTTCGGCGTCGGCGTCCCGGTACGGGACCCGGTTGAGCTCGCCCTCCGGCGGCACCTCCGGCCCGTCGGTCACCACCCGCCCGTCCACCACAAAGCCGGACCCGATGCCGGTGCCGAGCGTGATGCCCATCACGCGCGCCCGGCCCTGCGCCGCGCCGCCCCACCACTCGCCCAGCACGAACAGGTCGGCGTCGTTGCCAAACTGCAGCGGCAGGCCCGCCAGCGGGGTGCCCTGCCAGCGCCGGGTCAGTTCCTCGCGGACGCTCACGTTCAGCAGCGCCAGAAACTTGTGGGTCATGTGCGACACGCCCAGTTCCATATCGAAGGGGTGAGGCATCGCCACACCCACCCGCAGCGGCGCGCCGCCCGGCAGGCAGGCGGCCAGCGCGGCCTGCGCCCAGCCGTCTAGCAGGGTGGTGGCGGCTTCGGCGTGGCTGAGGTGTCGGCGCACCGGGTCGCCCAGCAGGCGGTGCTGCTGCAGGTCCACGGCGGCGGCCGTCACGTGGCTTCCGCCGATGTCGAGCGCGAGGGCATAGGTCATGGGCCCCATTACACTCGACATCGCACGGTCAGGTCCAGCCGGACCCGGCACCGGGATGAAGGGAAGGCAAGGCGAGCATGTCCCCTGTCGGGCCGACCCGAAGGGGAGGTCAGCCTGACGGGGCACTCAGCAGATCCCTCGGTCCTGGAGCGCACCCAGGCCCGGTTCCCAGCGGACAGGCCCGCTCAGCAGCCGATGTTGGTGCCGAAGTAACGCTTGCTGAGGGCCGCGTAGCTGCCGTCGCGGATCAGCTGACTCAGCGCGCCGTTCACCGCCTGCCGCAACTCCGAGTTGCCCTTCTGGTACGCCACGGCGATCTGCTCCTTCCAGAGCGTTTCCCCGATGATCAGGTTGGCTTTGGAGTACGTCTTGACCGCACCCAGCGCCGCGAACCGGTCGGTGGCGATGGCGTCCACCTGGCCGGTCGCGACCGCCTGGATGGCGGCGTCGCTGCTGGGGTACACCTGCACGGTCTTACGCAGCGGCAGCTTCTGCAGGAATCCGAAGTAGGTGCTGCCCGACTCGGCGCCGAGGTTCTTGCCGGCCAGCGCCTTGCTGGTGGTGGGGCCGCCCGCGCGGGTCAGCAGGACGCCGCCGGTGCAGTAGTGCGGCGTGCCGAAGTCCACCGTCTTGAGCCGGGTGCTGGTGATGGCGTGCGAGGCAATCACCAGATCAATGTCGTCCGGGCGCTCGCCCAGGTCGGTGAGCAGACCGTCGAACGGGCGGATGACCCAGTGAACCTTGAGGCCCAGCCGCTGGGCCAGCAGCGTGGCCAGGTCCACCTCGAACCCGGCGGGCACGCTGCCTTTCATGTAGTTGAACGGCTCGAAATCGGCGCTGGTGGCCACGTCGAGCGTGCCGCTGGCGCGAATGTCGCTGAGGGTGCGCGCCTGGGAGACAGGAGCCATGGTGACGAGCAGGGCGGTGGAAAGCAGGAAGAAGCGGGCACCACGCATAGAAGACCTCCTGACCGTACTGTGGGCCACCCGCCCTGACGAAAACGTCACGACGTCAAACGATGTGGCGGCCTAAGCCAGTGAGGTCAGGGCTTCAGGGGACGGCGGGATACAGCGTGGCGTACAGCTGAAGCCAGCGGGTGCGGGCGGCCTCCAGGGCGGCGCTGCTGGCCGGGTCCGGCAGCACGGCCGGACGGGTCCGGGCCTCCCGCTGCAGGGCCTGCAGCGTGGCCCGCTCATGGCCGAGCAGGGCGGCGCCGGTGGCCGACGCGTCGCCGGCCTCCAGCAGATGGACCGGCACGCCGAGCACGCTGGCGAGCAGGCGGTTCCAGCCGGGGTCGGCGGCCAGCCCCCCGGTGGAGTACACCCGGCTTCCCGGCGTCTCCTCGTCCAGCGCCCGAACCTGTGCCAGCGAGAATGCCACCGCCTCCAACGCAGCGCGGGCCACCTGGGCCCGCCCGTGGGCCAGGGTCAGCCCGTGCAGGGTGGCCCTCAGGTCCGCCCGCCAGTGGGGGCTGCGTTCGCCGCTCAGGTACGGCAGCAGTGTCAGGCCGTCCGCTCCGGCCGGCACCTCCCCGGCGTCGTGCAACAACCGGGCGAAGCCGGTGGCCGTGTCCAGATCGCTGTACCAGCTGCGCCGCACCCAGTCGAGCAGAAGTCCACCGTTGTTGATGGCGCCGCCGACCAGGTGGGTCTGCAGGTCCAGGCGGTAGCTCCAGCTGCGGGCCAGCGGGTCCAGGTGTGGCCGCGCGCTGAGGCGACGGACCGCGCCGCTGGTGCCGACCGTCACCACCACGTCCTCCAGCGCCGCGCCGGTCCCGAGGTTGGCCAGCGCTCCGTCGCTGCTGCCGGCCAGCACCGGCACGCCGCGCCACGGGCCGGCCAGCACCGGCCCCACCGGCTCACGGGCGTCCAGGACTGTGGGCAGCCGACCCGGCTGAATGCCGAGGGCGGCCAGCAGTTCCGGGTCCCAGCGGGAC
It encodes the following:
- the melA gene encoding alpha-galactosidase translates to MKIAIIGAGGQVFPLRLVADMLSFPALQASTIHLMDIDAARLAVTEGNVRTLVQHYGFPAQVKAGTDQREALRGADAVIVTFQVGGLDAYELDVTIPRRYGLDQTVGDTLGPGGVMRFLRSAEAYRRIAQDMHELCPEALLINYANPMAMSCWYLSRLGVKTVGLCHSVQGTTWMLAQVLGIPHRELRFRSAGINHQAWLLELHHNGQDVYPRLRELMREQHLERRPDPEIVEDRGNHSDRAYRPSVYEGGQERVRTSIMDYFGYFHTESSHHASEYLPYFRKDAETTREVLPYRWDYYEICRRNAGDDQHGMMARLLTELRPSVEYGAVILNAMQTNQPAVIYGNVPNRGLIRNLPDGCSVEVACLVDGNGVQPTPLGSLPPQLAALNRSNVAVQELAVEAALTGDVQHVYHAMALDPLTGALLTLDQIRAMTDELLQAEAHWLPQFTALTSAHLPAGD
- a CDS encoding gluconokinase, whose protein sequence is MTDSRQMTTTDVTIGVDLGTTSVKALALDSAGRVVARSGGGYPLHSGTDGSAVQDAEQVVAVALDALSALHRQLAGVTVRAIVPSAAMHSLVLLDRSGRVMGPALTWADTRPALTLPQLRAQLDPAWSYPRTGCPLQAPYHPARLWWLRQTQPDVFGTVGHFVSLTDLLLHRLTGHWATSVGLASTTGLWNLQASRWDPELLAALGIQPGRLPTVLDAREPVGPVLAGPWRGVPVLAGSSDGALANLGTGAALEDVVVTVGTSGAVRRLSARPHLDPLARSWSYRLDLQTHLVGGAINNGGLLLDWVRRSWYSDLDTATGFARLLHDAGEVPAGADGLTLLPYLSGERSPHWRADLRATLHGLTLAHGRAQVARAALEAVAFSLAQVRALDEETPGSRVYSTGGLAADPGWNRLLASVLGVPVHLLEAGDASATGAALLGHERATLQALQREARTRPAVLPDPASSAALEAARTRWLQLYATLYPAVP
- a CDS encoding ABC transporter substrate-binding protein; protein product: MRGARFFLLSTALLVTMAPVSQARTLSDIRASGTLDVATSADFEPFNYMKGSVPAGFEVDLATLLAQRLGLKVHWVIRPFDGLLTDLGERPDDIDLVIASHAITSTRLKTVDFGTPHYCTGGVLLTRAGGPTTSKALAGKNLGAESGSTYFGFLQKLPLRKTVQVYPSSDAAIQAVATGQVDAIATDRFAALGAVKTYSKANLIIGETLWKEQIAVAYQKGNSELRQAVNGALSQLIRDGSYAALSKRYFGTNIGC
- a CDS encoding alpha-galactosidase, translating into MNELSSAPFWVLTTHRTAYTLGLDPDGRVVHTYWGPRLPRAEDYPRPQPVLEWASFNPPAHLVPEEYPAHGGARYNWPGLKVTLPGGTRELELRYVRAEQERAELRLHLQDAAYPLEVTLHYRAHEAVDLIERWVTVRNAGSGTVQLDTVMSAQWHVPPHRDYRLSHLSGRWFDEFRLHREPLTQGVKVLESRRLTTSHHHNPWFALDDGHAQEDAGEVWFGVLAWSGNWKLAAEVTDFGTTRLSLGLNDWDFVWQLDAGEQFVTPPSLAGYTAHGFGAASRALHDHIRAEVVPNPQHTRKVLYNSWEATFFNVDEPSQAQLAERAAALGVELFVMDDGWFHGRTSDNAGLGDWWPDTTKFPNGLTPLIERVKALGMDFGLWIEPEMVNPDSELYRAHPEWVIHFPERQRTEARNQLILNLAMPEVQTYLLETLDRLLSEHDIRFIKWDMNRNVSEAGWPDAPRDQRELWVRYVEGLYGLWGTLKGRHPQVVWQSCSGGGGRADLGILRLADQVWVSDNTHAAARLSIQDGYSQVFPASTMEAWVTDADRGRLPLEFRFHVSMLGSLGLGGHLLHWSEQEREQATLLVALYKEVRHVIQFGDQYRLRSAQHAPFSAVQYVSKDRSEGVLFAFRTHMARPTILPPLYLRGLDADALYEVEGEPEPLSGAAWMHAGVNVQLNDFESQVRRIRRLG
- a CDS encoding amidohydrolase family protein, which translates into the protein MDIVDAQVHFNLLGSLDTGVAAMDAVGVKALVYDEYWAFDEQSRILPGYELPNGAFRHVYPLAEAAALQFPERFAYLIRVDRRDPDLDALIGSVGRVPQRKALRVVPWTPEGFEQFAAGADAPVFTSAQRHGVPVFVLLPGRTRLLHPYLRLAPDVPVIVDHCGVELRPGRLHDDRLSGFDDVLALAEYPNVFLKWSHAPRLSAGSYPYEDVLDMLLRVLEAFGPQRVMWGSDCTQATDHHTWAESLYTIRDTPNLSQDEKAWVLGGSLRSALRWPAPHLNEK
- a CDS encoding ROK family protein; the protein is MTYALALDIGGSHVTAAAVDLQQHRLLGDPVRRHLSHAEAATTLLDGWAQAALAACLPGGAPLRVGVAMPHPFDMELGVSHMTHKFLALLNVSVREELTRRWQGTPLAGLPLQFGNDADLFVLGEWWGGAAQGRARVMGITLGTGIGSGFVVDGRVVTDGPEVPPEGELNRVPYRDADAETALSSVALVREYQRLSGEECTVAEIAALAGQGDPRARQVFQSFGERLGEVLSPWVQRFQPETVVVGGNVSRAWELFIGPLQQGVSVPCVQTTLFETASLLGAAALGVREQVKEWSV
- a CDS encoding Ig-like domain-containing protein → MRRTTVTGFALLAFVFTACGTGGPSGGSARPEILAIVPASGAVGVRDDANIRISFSQPMDRASVEAAYVSFADGLRRDQVAFVWNANSTLVTVDPKGPLSYAAAPAAPVTYTFLIGASAQAQGGGKLAETTSSFRTARRYTTTLNGQAALDGYTSDQEAAYSNGVTGGTSARVGGMSDIAPSGYVTVSVRGFFSFDLSSLPPGLLPEDVSSAALTLQQTLVYPASAYTDMSTAPEQLVLEHVRYGDRLNIKSFSAPVLDVVSPAFSKDAALGARQADVTAAVRADLQDPAASGGRTQYRLRFGRDGVPGAYGFAEFGTAEDAAHAPALQLGYLAP